A window of the Brassica oleracea var. oleracea cultivar TO1000 chromosome C1, BOL, whole genome shotgun sequence genome harbors these coding sequences:
- the LOC106314307 gene encoding probable beta-1,4-xylosyltransferase IRX14 encodes MKLSALHQSYLNRRRSPLDSSADASSKSFLAVFWLVLHCLCCLISLLLGFRFSRLVFFFLVSTPSSTNLYSPPFRPDLPPPRTDLNPHNATAVEAKTSSSSSRVVVGRHGILIRPWPHPDPVEVMKAHRIIERVQREQKAVFGSGGKSSRAVIAVTPTYARTFQALHLNGVMHSLMLAPYDVVWIVVEAGGASNETASIIAKSGVRTIHVGFDQRMPNTWEDRGKVEVLMRLRALRVVKEEKLDGVVMFADDSNMHSMEFFDEIQNVKWFGAVSVGILAHSGNAEEMVMSMDKRREMEKEESSSLSSLPVQGPACNATDKLIGWHVFNTLPYAGKSAVYIDDVAAVLPQKLEWCGFVLNSRILWDEAESKPEWVKEFGLLNENEGVESPLSLLNDPSMVEPLGSCGRQVLLWWLRVEARADSKFPPGWVIDPPLEITVAAKRTPWPDVPPEPPTKKKDQMSLSQGNNVVVIPKQQQQQQQQRSSKVRKPKRRSKRNKHEAKPTDTTTQVSSSTKHHQERN; translated from the exons ATGAAGCTCTCCGCTCTGCATCAGAGCTACTTAAACCGCCGCAGATCTCCGTTAGATTCCTCCGCCGACGCCTCAAGCAAGTCGTTCCTCGCCGTCTTCTGGCTCGTCCTCCACTGCCTCTGCTGCTTGATAAGCCTACTCCTCGGCTTCAGATTCTCCAGATTAGTCTTCTTCTTCCTCGTCTCCACTCCCTCCTCAACGAACCTCTACTCTCCTCCCTTCCGCCCCGACTTACCGCCGCCGCGAACCGATCTTAATCCACACAACGCCACGGCGGTCGAGGCGAAGACCTCCTCCTCGTCGTCGCGCGTCGTCGTCGGGAGGCACGGGATCCTGATCCGCCCCTGGCCGCACCCCGATCCCGTGGAGGTGATGAAGGCGCACCGGATCATCGAGAGGGTGCAGAGGGAGCAGAAGGCGGTGTTCGGCAGCGGCGGGAAGAGCAGCAGGGCGGTGATCGCCGTGACGCCGACTTACGCGAGGACTTTCCAGGCGCTGCATTTGAACGGCGTGATGCATTCGCTGATGCTCGCGCCGTACGATGTCGTTTGGATCGTGGTGGAAGCTGGGGGTGCGAGTAACGAGACGGCTTCGATTATTGCTAAGTCGGGGGTGAGGACGATCCACGTGGGGTTTGATCAGAGGATGCCTAATACTTGGGAGGATCGTGGCAAAGTCGAGGTTTTGATGAGACTTCGAGCTTTGAG AGTTGTGAAGGAAGAGAAGCTTGATGGGGTTGTGATGTTTGCTGATGATAGTAACATGCATAGTATGGAGTTTTTCGATGAGATTCAGAACGTGAAGTGGTTCGGTGCTGTTTCCGTTGGAATCTTGGCGCATTCGGGGAATGCGGAAGAGATGGTTATGTCGATGGATAAGAGAAGAGAGATGGAGAAAGAAGAGAGCTCTTCGTTATCTTCGTTACCAGTACAAGGTCCTGCGTGTAACGCGACCGATAAGCTGATCGGTTGGCATGTTTTCAATACGTTGCCATACGCGGGGAAGAGTGCGGTTTATATAGACGATGTAGCTGCGGTTTTGCCGCAGAAGCTGGAGTGGTGTGGGTTTGTATTGAACTCGAGGATTCTTTGGGATGAGGCTGAGAGTAAGCCGGAGTGGGTTAAGGAGTTTGGGTTGTTGAACGAGAACGAAGGCGTGGAGAGTCCTTTGTCTCTGTTGAATGATCCTTCGATGGTTGAGCCTCTTGGAAGCTGTGGAAGACAGGTTCTGCTTTGGTGGCTTCGTGTTGAAGCACGCGCTGATAGCAAGTTCCCTCCCGG ATGGGTGATTGATCCTCCGTTAGAGATCACAGTGGCGGCTAAACGAACGCCATGGCCAGATGTTCCTCCTGAGCCACCTACTAAAAAGAAAGATCAAATGTCATTATCCCAAGGCAACAATGTGGTTGTGATACCAAAGCAGCAGCAGCAGCAGCAACAACAACGTTCTAGCAAAGTCCGGAAACCGAAACGGAGAAGCAAGAGAAATAAACACGAAGCTAAACCAACTGATACGACAACACAAGTTTCTTCTTCCACTAAACATCATCAAGAAAGAAACTGA